A genomic stretch from Penaeus vannamei isolate JL-2024 chromosome 6, ASM4276789v1, whole genome shotgun sequence includes:
- the LOC138861948 gene encoding uncharacterized protein, with amino-acid sequence MRSVHKGLPKQSMVDPPAVSLDARDVAISVPDPPISEDPPTMNKVREAISKLKHETAAGKCDIPAELLKAGVEPVAQGLRVVLAAIWHSGSIPPDLLRGVVIPLWKGKGDRWHCSNYCDITLLSIPDKVFAHILLKQIRNHLPRHQRLE; translated from the coding sequence gtAGACCCACCAGCAGTTAGTCTAGATGCAAGGGATGTCGCAATTTCTGTgcctgacccacccatcagtgaagatcccCCAACCATGAATAAGGTGAGGGAAGCGATTTCTAAACTGAAGCATGAGACAGCTGCAGGCAAAtgcgatatccctgctgaactgttaaaggctggggtTGAGCCTGTGGCACAGGGCTTGCGTGTTGTCTTGGCTGCTATCTGGCATTCTggttccattccccctgacctgttgaggggcgtggtcatccctctctggaaagggaaaggggatcgtTGGCACTGTAGCAACTACTGTGatatcacattgctcagtataccagacaaggttttcgcccacattcttctgaaacagATCCGCAACCACCTGCCAAGACACCAAAGACTGGAGTAA